GCTGATCCATGATGAAGCAAGGTTCCTGCTGTATGAAGATGACGAATTGCAGGAGCAAGCGGTCGGCATGATTTCCGGAAGGGCGCTGCGCCTGATTGGGAATTAAGGTTCATCTCCAAAAGAGTGGGTGAAAACATCAGGGGTCAAGGGGTCAAGGATTCCAGGGGTCAAGTGAAGTGCTTTTCAAGACTTGAGGGTCCGAGGGGCCAAGGATTCAAGGGGTCGAGTGAAGTGCTAAAAACATCAGGGTTCAAGGGTTACTGTGTTTTTCTCTGGAGATTTTGCTTGCATTTAAGTATTTCACTTGAATCCTTGAACCCTGGAATCCTCGAACCCTTTTTACCCACTATATGGGAGAAGAACCAAGAAAGACCTGTAAAACCCCGTCAACGGGAAGGTGACTGTTGCCGTACAGCGGGGAGAAAATAAGGTTCTTGAATGACGGTTAGTCGGTTGACGTTTTAATCATATTTCCTCCGTCCAGATGCCGGAGAGAGTGAGGAAAGGAGAAACAAAGAATGGCGACTGTAAATAAAGTAGAAACACCCCTTTTGAACGAGCTCGAAAAGGGACCCTGGCCGAGTTTTGTGAAGGAACTGAAAGGGGTGGCTGGAAGAAAGCCGATGATTCAGGACCTGCTGAGGCAGCTCGAACTCTCTTATAAGGAAAAGAGAGGGCACTGGAAGCACGGGGGTCTGGTGGGTGTCATGGGGTACGGCGGAGGCGTGATCGGGAGGTATTCCGATTCCCCGGACAAGTTTCCGGCCTGCGCTCACTTCCACACGATGCGTGTGAACCAGCCGTCCGGATGGTTCTACACATCCAAGGCATTGCGGGAGCTCTGCGACATCTGGGATGCGCACGGTTCAGGGATGACCAATATGCACGGCTCAACAGGCGACTGCGTTTTTCTGGGGACCACCACGGAGGAACTGGAGCCGATTTTCAAGGAATTGACCGACAAAGGCTGGGACCTGGGAGGTTCGGGCTCGGATGTCCGGACCCCGAGCTGCTGCAACGGGCCGGCGCGCTGTGAGTACGCCTGCTATGACACCATGGACATGTGCTATAACATCACCATGGCCTACCAGGATGAACTGCACCGTCCCGCCTTCGCCTACAAGTGGAAATTCAAATTCTCCGGCTGTCCCAATGATTGCGTCGCCTCCATTGCGAGGTCAGACTTCTCCGTGATCGGGACTTGGCGGGATGACATCAGGATCGACCAGGCTGCGGTCAAGGCATACTCGGATTCGGGGATGGACATCAGGGCCGACGTGATCCGGAAATGCCCGACGGCCTGCATGGGCTTTGACGGGAAGGCGATCAAAATAGATAATAAGCAGTGCAACCGCTGCATGCACTGCATCAATGTCATGCCCAAGGCCCTCCGGCCGGGCAAGGACACCGGGGCCACCATTCTGATCGGCGCCAAGGCCCCGATTATTGAAGGGGCGCTCCTCGCCTCGGTCCTGGTCCCCTTCATGAAGCTGAGCAAAGAGGACGATTACAAGGAGTTCAAGGATCTCGTCGGACGGATCTGGGAGTTCTGGGATGAACACGGCGTCAGCCGCGAAAGGATCGGAGAGTGCATCCAGCGCGTGGGCCTCGGAAATTTCATCGAAGAGATCGGTGTGGATCCTATCCCTGAAATGGTGATGCATCCGAGAGCCAACCCCTACATCTTCTACGAAGAGTACTTCGAAGAAGGGGATGAATCATAGAAGCAGGCAAGGAGACAAACGGGAAATCATAACAATAACAATATGGATAACGGATTCAGAAATCAAAGAAGGAGGTAATCAACATGGCAGCACCCACTGCACCAAGAAAAACCGATCTCGGACCGCCGCATTATGAACAGTTTCTCCCTCCCGTCATCAAGAAAAATTACGGGAAGTGGAAATATCATGAAATAGTCAAACCCGGCGTTTTGGTTCATGTATCGGAATCCGGAGACAAAATTTATTCGGTCCGCGCCGGATCGCCGAGACTGATCAGTGTGGACACGATCCGGATGTTCGCGGATCTGGCCGACAAGTACTGCGGAGGTTATCTCCGCTTTACCAGCCGGAACAATGTGGAATTCCTGCTGGACCAGCAGAAGAATATCGATCCCCTGATCAAGGATTTAAAGGCCAAGGGTTATCCCGTCGGAGGGACCGGCAGCTCCATATCGAACATCATCCACACACAGGGATGGGTGCACTGCCATTCCGCGGCCACCGATGTGTCCGGGGTGGTGAAGTCCCTGATGGATGAGCTTTACGAGTATTTCGTGGATATGAAACTTCCCCACAAGCTCAAAATCGCGGCGGCCTGCTGCCTCAACATGTGCGGGGCCGTTCACTGTTCCGACATTGCGATCCTGGGCGTTCACAGGCGTCCGCCCAAGATTCAGCATGAAAACGTATCCAACATCTGCGAGATACCGAACACGGTTTCGGCCTGTCCCACGGCGGCCATCCGGCCTACGACGGTCAACGGCAAGCCGAGCGTACAGATTGATGAAGACCGCTGTATGTTCTGCGCCAACTGTTTCACGGTCTGTCCGGCCATGCCGATTGCGGATCCCTTGAACGACGGGATTTCGATCTGGGTGGGCGGGAAGGTCAGTAACGCCCGGACCGAGCCTAAGTTCACCAAACTGGCCGTCCCATTCATTCCGAACAACCCGCCGCGATGGCCCGAGGTGACCTCTACGGTGAAGAACATCGTGAAGGTCTATGCATCGGACGGCCGGAGGTATGAGCGGCTCAGTGAGTGGATTGACCGGATCGG
This genomic interval from Nitrospirae bacterium CG2_30_53_67 contains the following:
- a CDS encoding sulfite reductase, dissimilatory-type beta subunit; amino-acid sequence: MAAPTAPRKTDLGPPHYEQFLPPVIKKNYGKWKYHEIVKPGVLVHVSESGDKIYSVRAGSPRLISVDTIRMFADLADKYCGGYLRFTSRNNVEFLLDQQKNIDPLIKDLKAKGYPVGGTGSSISNIIHTQGWVHCHSAATDVSGVVKSLMDELYEYFVDMKLPHKLKIAAACCLNMCGAVHCSDIAILGVHRRPPKIQHENVSNICEIPNTVSACPTAAIRPTTVNGKPSVQIDEDRCMFCANCFTVCPAMPIADPLNDGISIWVGGKVSNARTEPKFTKLAVPFIPNNPPRWPEVTSTVKNIVKVYASDGRRYERLSEWIDRIGWPKFFSMTGLEFTKYHIDDFKHAGETFKRSTHIKFQ
- a CDS encoding sulfite reductase, dissimilatory-type subunit alpha → MATVNKVETPLLNELEKGPWPSFVKELKGVAGRKPMIQDLLRQLELSYKEKRGHWKHGGLVGVMGYGGGVIGRYSDSPDKFPACAHFHTMRVNQPSGWFYTSKALRELCDIWDAHGSGMTNMHGSTGDCVFLGTTTEELEPIFKELTDKGWDLGGSGSDVRTPSCCNGPARCEYACYDTMDMCYNITMAYQDELHRPAFAYKWKFKFSGCPNDCVASIARSDFSVIGTWRDDIRIDQAAVKAYSDSGMDIRADVIRKCPTACMGFDGKAIKIDNKQCNRCMHCINVMPKALRPGKDTGATILIGAKAPIIEGALLASVLVPFMKLSKEDDYKEFKDLVGRIWEFWDEHGVSRERIGECIQRVGLGNFIEEIGVDPIPEMVMHPRANPYIFYEEYFEEGDES